Proteins encoded within one genomic window of Vanrija pseudolonga chromosome 3, complete sequence:
- the TOK1 gene encoding Outward-rectifier potassium channel TOK1, which produces MPNIHAQVAVRKSCGAANKSNTGQTKEDGRHIEGWSGRWRDSLKALLPEELRSLRNIAQYMPLVAAIAAPMSSLMDIPALSQHWYSYYGNVQRDPTVCLCLSAVGLGFNVLANVLLLVRFSATKKSFWRWGVKLSLLCWITKTIIAIVNLLVFGAGQRNGPGYSYDQGFWCAVVSCVISGFISFCLLVHYILVFGRPEWDKEEIRLEGRKFMLSVTTFIGLIGIQAMVFNFIEEWGYLNAIYFSVQTALTVGYGDFVPTTAVGKVLIFPFAVLTISLLANEVSIIIDFIQNRAQDKRDTWRKNYAVAMHKEALARQPYATLIDEMSLIHQINLHQETMVQLYDLFWSGFALAAFWLIGAVIFHFLEGWGYGNTLYALMITCLTIGFGDFTPISPAGRVVWIIYALMAVPIVTSFAVQTVTGILYTWSEHRFTKARFNLVRQRDPEVFAPHSHFVLKMHTKWDKVRRKYMRAFAQGQDGQISVDAVRQAVLGAPPTQGTKVAATASATKPLPASTIDEKGSPVESQRRLLEPSVDGEKDSAEGGEPTDESTAEKQAQDTVVEDMLDSSDTRADVVEALGGEDLAGDHANGNGGDASGNSSDTDGASGKGSTTTQSNSPSSAPSAAASTTGGDDSIEVLDTVTETGSAPGASTADKVAGSPIQRTVKRPIQSSSPPSQGSTPAVPSASVVSASADPTNTTPSTLGSIGSQLAQHEADTVAHAEQERAARKAAGEPEPADDDVCAPARDKGDTSMEYQLIKSLVDRVTRLEAQARQMLIDSMDKDLARTLLLADRNLQVRDAFRLYDQGIDVEKTYREEAEKARKEADEAKRDGGDDDQDDMLSRVRRYRSTFAEILVISSTLLRLEGDDLKQFERWHVGDLHHHKREPNLLTHGLESPKGMRGAQQRAYSWAKDKKDHTVRVRDILLGSVRRKSKPSGSGSATPHRPSSRASSHRRRQGGQRRRSTVGRLVTDSESEEGDIVETHADPYDVPAPGQTEPAPPPPAGPSKLPIRATVHPSLNLHIPARSETMTSPTTASADTPTDYNEYNRGPRRSSVKDHHKARMLKIFDHHAQGVLDDAQKESKAISSTLTQPTKNMVARDAAVVYHAAEHVFKEVFMPTAAKREDEADIGRADDEREAEMKRDDALSQKREEKELEEEEEEDHGSPVKAPPRASSSKVGGSGSKHKTSTKTDSGSSKG; this is translated from the exons ATGCCCAACATACACGCCCAGGTGGCGGTAAGGAAGTCGTGTGGGGCAGCAAATAAATCCAATACAGGCCAGACCAAAGAGGACGGGCGGCACATTGAAGGATGGAGCGGCCGCTGGAGAGACTCACTCAAGGCTCTGCTGCCCGAAGAGCTTCGGAGCCTGCGCAATATCGCACAGTACATGCCGCTCGTCGCAGCCATCGCAGCGCCCATGTCTTCGCTCATGGACATTCCCGCCCTCTCG caacACTGGTACAGCTACTACGGCAACGTGCAACGCGATCCCACAGTCTGTTTGTGCTTGTCGGCAGTCGGTCTTGGTTTCAATGTGCTCGCAAATGTGTTACTGCTGGTTAGATTCTCAGCAACCAAGAAGTCTTTCTGGCGATGGGGTGTCAA ATTGTCGCTCTTGTGTTGGATCACAAAGACGATCATTGCCATAGTCAACCTCCTCGTATTTGGCGCAGGTCAACGCAACGGGCCTGGCTATTCGTACGACCAGGGCTTCTggtgcgccgtcgtctcgtgCGTCATCTCTGGGTTTATCTCCTtctgcctcctcgtccactACATTCTGGTATTTGGGCGACCTGAATGGGACAAGGAGGAGATCCGTCTCGAAGGACGCAAGTTTATGCTCTCCGTCACGACATTTATCGGCCTTATCGGCATCCAAGCCATGGTGTTCAACTTTATCGAGGAGTGGGGATATCTCAACGCCATCTACTTCTCGGTTCAGACAGCCCTCACGGTCGGGTATGGTGACTTTGTGCCAACAACCGCGGTCGGCAAGGTCCTCATATTCCCGTTTGCCGTCTTGACCATCAGtctcctcgccaacgaggtGTCCATCATTATCGACTTCATTCAGAACCGTGCGCAGGATAAGCGGGACACGTGGCGGAAGAACTACGCCGTGGCCATGCACAAGGAAGCTTTGGCCCGCCAGCCCTACGCGACTCTGATCGACGAGATGTCGTTGATCCATCAGATCAATTTGCACCAGGAGAC CATGGTCCAGTTATACGATCTATTCTGGTCTGGTTTTGCCCTGGCGGCCTTCTGGCTTATCGGTGCAGTCATCTTCCACTTCCTTGAAGGCTGGGGCTACGG CAACACGCTGTACGCACTCATGATCACATGCTTGACCATTGGCTTTGGAGACTTTACCCCGATCAGCCCAGCCGGCCGAGTCGTCTGGATCATTTACGCGCTCATGGCTGTGCCTATCGTCACCAGTTTTGCCGTGCAGACAGTCACCGGTATC CTCTATACTTGGTCCGAGCACCGATTCACCAAAGCCCGCTTCAACCTCGTTCGCCAGCGTGACCCGGAAGTCTTCGCGCCCCACTCCCACTTTGTGCTCAAGATGCACACAAAGTGGGACAAGGTGAGGCGCAAGTACATGAGAGCATtcgcccaaggccaagatgGCCAGATTTCAGTCGATGCTGTTCGGCAAGCGGTCCTCGGTGCCCCCCCTACTCAAGGTACCAAagtggcggcgacggccagTGCTACCAAGCCCCTTCCTGCCTCCACGATAGACGAAAAAGGCAGTCCGGTCGAGTCACAGAGACGATTACTGGAGCCCTCGGTGGACGGCGAAAAGGATTCTGCCGAAGGTGGAGAACCAACAGACGAGTCAACCGCCGAGAAGCAGGCTCAGGACACGGTCGTGGAGGACATGCTGGATTCCTCGGATACTCGAGCCGATGTTGTGGAGGCCCTGGGTGGAGAGGATCTCGCCGGGGATCACGCGAATGGCAACGGCGGAGATGCCAGCGGCAACAGCTCTGATACCGATGGTGCAAGTGGCAAGGGGTCTACGACGACCCAGAGCAACAGCCCCTCCAGTGCTCCGtctgccgccgcgtccacgACTGGAGGCGACGACAGTatcgaggtcctcgacacTGTCACTGAAACGGGCAGTGCGCCTGGCGCGAGTACCGCCGACAAGGTTGCTGGTAGCCCTATTCAGAGGACGGTCAAGCGCCCCATCCAGAGCTCTTCCCCGCCATCACAAGGGTCGACTCCAGCTGTTCCTTCGGCATCTGTTGTTTCTGCATCGGCAGACCCCACAAACACTACTCCCAGCACTCTCGGTTCTATCGGCTCCCAACTTGCGCAACACGAGGCCGATACCGTCGCCCATGCTGAACAggagcgcgcagcgcggaaAGCGGCAGGCGAGCCAGAAccagcagacgacgacgtgtgcGCCCCAGCCCGCGACAAGGGTGACACGTCGATGGAGTATCAGCTCATCAAGTCCCTAGTGGACCGCGTGACTAGACTCGAGGCGCAAGCGAGGCAGATGCTCATCGATTCAATGGACAAAGACCTGGCACGCACTCTCTTGCTTGCAGATCGTAATTTGCAGGTCCGTGATGCCTTCCGGCTGTATGATCAAGGCATCGATGTCGAGAAGACATACAGGGAAGAAGCAGAAAAGGCCCGCAAGGAGGCAGACGAAGCAAAGCGCGACGgcggagacgacgaccaggacgACATGCTCAGCCGAGTACGACGATACCGCTCGACGTTTGCCGAAATCCTCGTCATCTCGTCGACCCTCCTGCGATTGGAGGGCGATGACCTGAAACAGTTTGAAAGATGGCACGTTGGGGACCTGCATCATCACAAGCGTGAGCCCAACCTGCTTACCCATGGGCTTGAAAGTCCAAAGGGAATGCGGGGTGCCCAGCAAAGAGCCTATAGCTGGGcgaaggacaagaaggaccACACGGTCAGAGTGCGAGACATCCTGCTCGGCTCTGTGAGACGGAAATCGAAACCTTCCGGTTCTGGATCGGCGACACCACACCGGCCATCGTCACGAGCAAGCTCGcatcgacggcgtcaaggtgGACAGCGGAGGCGGAGCACGGTCGGCCGTCTCGTTACCGACTCGGAGTCTGAGGAGGGAGACATTGTCGAGACTCACGCCGATCCGTACGATGTACCCGCACCAGGACAGACTGagcccgctccgcctcccccggCCGGTCCCTCCAAGTTACCCATACGTGCAACGGTACATCCGTCGTTGAACCTCCACATcccggcgcgcagcgagACGATGActtcgccgacgacggcatcggCCGACACACCGACCGACTACAACGAATACAACCGCGGcccgcggcgcagctcggtCAAGGACCATCACAAGGCACGCATGCTCAAGATCTTTGACCACCACGCACAGGGCGTACTCGACGACGCTCAGAAAGAATCCAAGgccatctcgtcgacgctcACGCAGCCGACCAAGAACATGGTCGCGAGAGACGCGGCGGTAGTGTACCACGCTGCCGAACACGTTTTCAAGGAGGTTTTCATGCCCACTGCCGCAAAGCGCGAAGACGAGGCCGACATTGGGCGGGCAGATGACGAGAGAGAAGCGGAGATGAAGCGCGATGACGCGCTTTCCCAGAAGCGTGAGGAGAAGGAGCtagaggaagaggaggaggaagaccATGGTTCGCCTGTCAAGGCGCCGCCACGGGCGTCTTCGAGCAAGGTGGGGGGGAGCGGATCAAAGCATAAAACCAGCACCAAAACGGATTCAGGCAGTTCCAAGGGTTGA